From the genome of Leptotrichia sp. oral taxon 847:
AAAACAAATATGTTGATAATATACAATTTTCTGAAATTTTGAAATTACTAAATAAAATAGCAGATATTGTACAAGAATAGAATACTCCATTATTTTCCTAAATTTTTCATAATAATGCTACTTTAAAATCAATAAATTTAATCATATAATTGATATTCTATCAATTTAATTGAAGTTGTCTTGACAAAAATTTAATTTATGGTATAATTATTTTACCAATTAGCAAAAGATGAGAGATTTAAAATGAGAAAAAATCTTTTAAAATCAAAAATGAGTTTACACGGAGATAACAATAAAACATTGGCACATAAACTAAAAATAACTCCTTCAGCATTTTCACGAAAAATCAATGGAAATAGTAATTTTACTATTGAGGAAATGAAGTTTATTAGGAAAGAGTATGAGTTGAGTGATGTTGAATTTTTGGATATTTTTTTTAACAATTAATTTGCTATTTGGTAAAAATTTTGGGAAGGAGATGATTTTTTAGTAAGAATTTATAATCAAAAAACGAATTAAAAGGAGAGTGAAAAAATGGATAAAAGAAAAAGATTTGAAGAATATTACAATAATGAAAATATCGAAGAAAAAAATAATGATGATAATGAAACTGAAACTAAAAGAAAAGAAAGATTAGAATAGTATTATGATGAAAAGAAAGAAGTTGAATCTGATTTATAGTGAACAGGTTACAAAAACAGTTAAAAATAATGGATATAAAATCAAATTTTAGGAGGAAATTTATGAAAAAAATTATTTTGTTAGGAATTATTATTTTATCATTTTTAATACAAGCGGAGAATCTTGGAAAAGGTGATGTTTACTGCTTAGGAATTGGTAAATCAACTAAAACAAAAGATGGAATAAAATTTAAAGCAAAATTATGTAGAATAGGAAGTGATAAACTTAGAAATGTTACAGTTTATCACAATAGTCATCTTATCTGGGATAAATATGATGTAAGTAAAAAACTGATGTATGCTGCAAATGGTTCGGAAGGTATTTTTTATAATTCAGATACTAGAATTTTAAATGTAGAAATTATAGATCCTATTTCAAGAATGGCTGCAGATACAGGTTCTATTTTTCCTATAACTGACAAAGAAATGAGAGAAGTTTGGCAAAACAGAATCGTTAAAAATGATTTAATAGAAGTATATGGAAATACTCTAGGAATTCCAACTGTTTCTGAAAAAGAATATGAAAGAGAATATGACTATGGTAATTATTAATCTAAAGATAAGAAGAAAATCAGAATGTAATAAAAAATAATCAAACTACAATTAAAATTTTGATAGAAATAATTTTTATAGAATTTTCAGAAATTCAAGAAGCATATAGAATGATTCTTGTATTGTTATTCATTATAAAAATAATTATAGAAAAATTTCAATTTCTAATTTTCATTTTCAAATTATCCAAGAATTAGATCATAAATATTTTTTGAATTAATGAAAAAAATTGAAATGTTAAAAGAATAAAAAATAGGAGAGATTAATTATGAAAAAAATATTATTTTTATTATTGTTAGTATTAGGAAATTTATCATTTTCTGAATATATAAAAGAAGGGACTTATAATAGTATAAATGATAAAAAAATTAATATTGAGCGTTATGATTATGATGGTGAAAAAGGTTATTTTATAATTGCAATGAATGGATATGTTCATACTAGCACTTTTAAAATTGATAAATACTTAGATATAGATAAAAATGAAATTATTGATTTCCCTTTAGACACTCATTATAAAGATTATGAAGGCGATGATGGATATAATTGTACTTTAAAAATTGCTTTTTTACAGAATGGTAAATTAGTAGTTGATTCTAGTGATGACTGTGGAAGATATGATAGAACATTTAAAGGAGAATATAGCTATTCTGAAAAAGATAGTTTTGTGCCTGAAAAATATATAGGTAAATGGGAAATTGAAGGAGGATGTGCTTTTATTACTAAAAATACATTTGCATACGATGACAGACATCCAAATGTTATCGTAGGAGTAAAAGAAGAAGACAATGGAAGTCTCTTATTAGATGGAGTAACAATAGATGAAGGAAGGGGAATCAGGGAACAAACTAGATTCAAATTTCTTCCAAATGGAAATGTCTCAATAGACGCTTATTTGGGAAATACTAACGACAAACTCTATGATAGCTATAATAATTTGCGAAAATTGAAAGGAAAAGAACTTTCTAAATGTGATTAAGGAGAGAATTTATAAGAAAAATAATTTTTTTAATATTAAGTATATTTGTTATTTCAAATGTAGGATTTTCAGAAATTTAAGAAGCATACGGAATGATTCTTGTATTGTTATTCATTATAAAAATAATTATAGAAAAATTTTAATTTTTAATTTTCATTTTCAAATTATCCGATACTTATACCACAAATATTTTTTGAATTAATGAAAAAAATTGGAATATTAAAAGAATAAATAAAAAAGAGGAGAAATTTTAAATGCAAGAAAAAAATAATCAAACCACAATTAAAATTCTGATAGGAATAATTATTGGATTATCTGTATTTATTTTACTTGGTGGAATATTTTATATCTTTAATATGAAAAGTAAATTAACAAAATTAGAAAAAAATCAAATGGAACAGTTAAAAAAGCAAATGGAAAGTCAAAATATGGCTTCTATTCAGTCAGTACCTAATATACAACAAATACGGAAATCTACAACTAATTCAGTAACTCCCAGAAATACTAATCCCAAAATTTCATCAAAGAAAAAATTCTCAATATATATAACAAAATCAACTTCTGGGCCTATAAATGTAAGAGAAAAAGCAACAATGAATTCTAAAATTATAGCAGAATTGCCTGATAATATAAATTTAAAATTTATTCATAGTAATGGAAATTGGTATTATGTTTCTTACAATGTAAATGGATATAAAGAATATGGATATATTAATAAAAGTCAATTAATCAATGCAAATTCAAAAAAAGATAAATTTAATCAGAATAAACAAAATGAAAACCAAAAAGTTAAAATAAATAATGAAATATTAGAGAAATGTAAAGATTATGCAATGTATTCAAACTATTCTGATTATTAAATTAACAAATCTATTGAAGCTAAGTATAATTTAAGAATAAATCCACCAGATTTTTCTGAATTAGGTCGTATGAATGCTTTACAATAAAGTACTAATGCTAAACTGGAAGCTTCAGATGAAATTTTAAAAGCTAAGATGTGCAAGATTTTAATCAATAGATATAAAAACAAATAAAATAATTTTTGAAAATAAAGAAAATAGTTTAAATGGAGGAAAAATTATGAATATAAAAAAAACTATATTTTTAATATTAAGCATTTTTGCAATATCAAATATTGGATATTCAGAAGTACAAATTGTGGGAGGAATAATTTACGATGATAGAATTTTTGGTGAAACACCTGAATGTAAAGTTATAGGGTATACTTATTTTTTAAGTGTATTATCTTTAGTTGAAAAAGAAATAGCAGGTAAAAATAGTGAAGAAACAGTAAACCGTACAGTATATATGACAGTTAATACAAACAGAGCATTAAAACAAAAGGGTTGGAATAAATCTACTTCAGAGATAGAAAATATAAATTTATATTACAAAAACAAATGTAGAAAAATAAATATGAATGAAATAAAAAGTACAAATAATACTCTTGCAGATAAAGAATTGGGATATATCTTTTTATCGCATTTTTTTCGATATATGAAAGGGATAGAAATGTTAGAATATTAAAAAATTACAGAAATTTGAATTAATTTAAAAATATGTTGAAAGGGAAAAATATGATGACAGAAGAAAAAAATAATAAAGTAATAAAAATTTTAATTATTGTTGTAATCAGTCTATCTATAATTATATTTTTTAGCGGAATACTTTATATTTTTAATATACAAAATAAAATAACAAAATTAGAAAAAGAACAACAAGAGTATCAGAAAAGACAATTAGAAACCCAAAATATTCCTTCTATACAATCTGTTCCTATAATACAATCACAGCCTAAGAAAACATTAGGAGGAAACCAAATTAGAAGGACACAAGTACCTTCACCTAGAAAAGTAAAAAATAAAAAATCATTAGAAAAAAAGAAGAAAAAAATGTAATACAAGAAAAAAATACAAAAGAACAAGTTAATCAAAGTCAAGAACCTGTAAAAATTTCTAATCAAAATAAAAATAAAATATTTGATGATATAATGAAATCAATAGAAGAAACTCAAAAGTAAAAATTAAAAAAATTGTTATAATTAAATTTCAAATTTTTCGTTAAAAATAAATAGAAAAATTTTTAAAATCAAAGGAGATAGTTTAAAATGTCAGAAACAAATAACAATGAAAAATTAATAAAAATTTTGACTGGTGTAATAGTAGTATTATCAATAATTATATTGTTATCTGGAATACTTTATATTCATAATATGAAAACTAAAATTAATGAATTAGAAAAAAACAGGAAGAGATATTAAAAGAAGAAGCAGTACAAGATAATGCAACTTCAATGCAAAGTATTCCAGAACAGACAGATAATACAAAAACAGAAGTTCAAGAAAAACCTAAAAATAGCAATAACAATACAAAACCATTAAGAAATAATAAAAAAATAAAAAAACAAACTAATGAAATAAATAGGACTGGAATAGAAAAAGCAATTGATGATACAATTAATAAAATTGACAATACTAAAACTGAAGACAATTCAAATTCTAATGATTCTAAAAGTGATGAATAAAGGAAATTTAACTGATTTAAAATTTTAAATAAAAAACATTCTAATGTTACAGGGCATAAAAACAATTTTTGGTATATTTTATCGAAAAACTTTTTTAATAGCGTAATTACCCTATAATGTATTTTAAAAGGGCCTACATTTAAAAAGTAGGCCCTGTATTTAAAAAAGTTATCTCTATAAAATTCTATATCAGTTAAAAAACATCACTCATCATCTTCTTCATCTTCAATTATTTCATATTCTTCATCTTGTTCTTCTTCAAATTCATTGGAAAAACGATAATCTAATAAACTAAAGAAATTGTGTATTAATTCATCATTTAAAAAAGTTAAAAATTCTTCAAACTCTTCAGTACTCAATTCGTATTTTATTTTTAGTTTCTCACTATAAATTTTTACATATGGAGAATGTTCCATTTCTCTATTAATTTCAATATCTAACTCAAAATAAGACATCAAAAATCGTATAAGTGGAAATAAATTTTTAAATTCCAATTGATTTATTTCTAAACTTTCTTCATAGTAGTAAAAATCTTCAAATGTTTCCATTTTTTCATTAATTTCACTTGTTCTATAATCAGATAATTTAATTTGTCTTTGTTTTTCTATTTCTTCCTTTTTTTGTATATCTTTTCTTATTTTTTCAATGACAAGCAATGCTTTATTTTTTCTATATTCTTTTTTTTCAAATTCGTCTAATTCCTTTAATATATTATTTGTCTCATCATTGAAAAATACATTAGGCGAAATTTTAAAAATCTCACATAATGCTAATATAATTTCATTTTTTATTTTTAGTGTACCGTATTCATATTTTTGTAATGTAGGGATAGAAATACCCAGTTTATTGGCTAATTCTCTCTGTGTCATTTTATTTTCAATCCTCAATTTTTTCAATTTTTCATTTAATTTCATATATAAATAATACTCCTCTCTGCTATTTATTTATTATATCATAAATTATTTAATATTTAAACACTTGACATATAAAAAATTATATGTTATTATATACACGTACAAATATTTATATGTCTTAAATGTTAAATTTTTTACTTTCTTCTATTATTTAAATAGTAAGATAGAAAAAAATACAAATTAAAAGACATACACTAATTTATTTTAACAAGTATGAGAAGTTAAAGGGGTAGAAATTTTATTTAGAAAGGAGGGAAATAATAATTGACCTATAAAGAAAGGTATATTTACTATTATAATAAAGCTATTGAATTATATGGGAGAAAAGATTTTAAAGATATTATTTCTGAAAGGAAACTTCTAAATATAAAAAATTGTTATAATGAATATTCATATTGGTATAAACATCCTGAATGGGATCATAAATTTTTTAGATGTAAGAAAGCCGTTTGTCCTGTATGCGATATGAAAAATAAAGCAATAAAATATTTTAAATTTATAGATAAAATCTTAGAATTAAGAAAAAATTATGAAGTATTCTGTTTAACTTTGAATGGAAATAATGTTGAAATTAATGTAGATAAAATAAATAGAGAAATTGAAAATAACAATAATAGTTTTCAAAAATTGTTAAATAAAGCCTTTATGAAAAAGATTGTGAGAAAATATCTCAAAGTTACAGAAATTAAGTATACTTATTACGATTCACTTCCACATATACATATTATTTTATTTGTAATAAAAGGGATATACAAACATTTTAAAATTAAAGAATTAAAAGATTTAATCACAAAAGAATGGACAAAATTAAAAGGATTTAATGCTAATGTATTTTTAGAAAAATTGGGAACAGAGAAAAAATTGAAAAAGACAATTAGTTATTTAACAGTAG
Proteins encoded in this window:
- a CDS encoding XRE family transcriptional regulator, which encodes MRKNLLKSKMSLHGDNNKTLAHKLKITPSAFSRKINGNSNFTIEEMKFIRKEYELSDVEFLDIFFNN
- a CDS encoding SH3 domain-containing protein — protein: MQEKNNQTTIKILIGIIIGLSVFILLGGIFYIFNMKSKLTKLEKNQMEQLKKQMESQNMASIQSVPNIQQIRKSTTNSVTPRNTNPKISSKKKFSIYITKSTSGPINVREKATMNSKIIAELPDNINLKFIHSNGNWYYVSYNVNGYKEYGYINKSQLINANSKKDKFNQNKQNENQKVKINNEILEKCKDYAMYSNYSDY
- a CDS encoding helix-turn-helix domain-containing protein; protein product: MKLNEKLKKLRIENKMTQRELANKLGISIPTLQKYEYGTLKIKNEIILALCEIFKISPNVFFNDETNNILKELDEFEKKEYRKNKALLVIEKIRKDIQKKEEIEKQRQIKLSDYRTSEINEKMETFEDFYYYEESLEINQLEFKNLFPLIRFLMSYFELDIEINREMEHSPYVKIYSEKLKIKYELSTEEFEEFLTFLNDELIHNFFSLLDYRFSNEFEEEQDEEYEIIEDEEDDE
- a CDS encoding protein rep, with translation MTYKERYIYYYNKAIELYGRKDFKDIISERKLLNIKNCYNEYSYWYKHPEWDHKFFRCKKAVCPVCDMKNKAIKYFKFIDKILELRKNYEVFCLTLNGNNVEINVDKINREIENNNNSFQKLLNKAFMKKIVRKYLKVTEIKYTYYDSLPHIHIILFVIKGIYKHFKIKELKDLITKEWTKLKGFNANVFLEKLGTEKKLKKTISYLTVARKKQLYTLFDYAETLKVHLKVTNNKRLFVWSRKDRGN